A region from the Lolium perenne isolate Kyuss_39 chromosome 4, Kyuss_2.0, whole genome shotgun sequence genome encodes:
- the LOC139838918 gene encoding uncharacterized protein, whose product MDRDGILCCHILKIFTHLGVDEIPERYILKRWTQGALSGYVPAAVAEQPYVMPPESQVQLRHVNLNMGFTKLARISSIIDAATAIVNKHLRAAATEISHLNKSLKKKNPVLAVQSTSAPDQTTKPRDPAKTTTKGRTKVHRTVSALELHPKKKVQCQTCGSFEHNSATCKMRFL is encoded by the coding sequence ATGGATAGGGATGGTATACTTTGTTGCCACATCTTAAAGATATTCACCCACCTTGGTGTTGATGAGATACCAGAAAGGTATATCCTAAAAAGGTGGACTCAAGGTGCTTTGAGTGGTTATGTGCCGGCAGCAGTTGCTGAACAGCCATATGTTATGCCTCCAGAATCACAAGTGCAATTGCGGCACGTGAACCTTAATATGGGATTCACAAAACTTGCCCGTATTAGTAGTATAATAGATGCAGCTACTGCCATTGTGAACAAACACTTGAGAGCTGCAGCAACAGAGATATCTCACTTGAACAAGTCGCTCAAGAAGAAGAACCCTGTGTTAGCAGTCCAATCCACTAGTGCACCTGATCAGACTACTAAACCTAGGGACCCGGCAAAAACAACCACTAAAGGGAGGACTAAGGTGCACCGTACAGTTTCAGCTCTTGAGTTGCATCCAAAGAAAAAAGTTCAGTGCCAGACCTGTGGTTCTTTCGAGCACAATTCTGCAACTTGCAAGATGAGGTTCCTGTAG